The DNA window CTTACGGCGGCGCAGCCATGTCAATGAGCAGTGGAgcaccaccgccgccgccgtcAGCTGTCAAGCAAGTAAAATTAGAAAGAGAGAGCGAATTAAGAATCGAAGTCGCCAACGACACGTCGCTTCGTCTGAGGTTACTAAACGGCACCGCCGAGATTTTTGGTACCGAGTTGCCTCCTGAACAGTGGCTCACTTTCCCTCCTCGATTGAAATTCGCGGTAAACcaattcaattttcaaaatttcccTAATTTACCCTATTCAAATTCTAAAAAAGTTGGCATCTTTAATTTTGCAGGTGTTTACATGGTATGGAGCAACAATTGAAATGGATGGTCCTACTGAAACTGATTATACTGCTGATGAGGTAACATAGGAAACCTTGAAATAACACCGTTCCGCTGTGTCCGTGTGCAAGTTTCTTGTTTTCCTGTGTCCGTGCTGCATACTTTATTCGATggttatgttaatttttttttttggtgcaGACTCCAATGGTTAGTTATGTTAATGTTCATGCTGTATTAGAAGGACGTAGAAATCGAGCAAAAGCTTCATCAAATTCTAATGCCTCCGAGTCTTTTCAGGTTGGTATTTGGTTTTCAGTTTATGGTTAAGCTCGTTATTTTATTGCATTCAGATAAGTTTTTGATTTATGTTACAAATGTCCTTGCTAGTTATGATTTTTTGAATTCATAATCTGCGATGCTCAAGTGATGTCTATCAAATAGATTATTAGTTCCTGCCATAGCTAAACTATAGACATGGCCTGGTTAAGGAAATCTTGTCAGTAGCCTTAGGAAAATGAATATACAAAGGGGTTTTATCACAATCAGTACACGTGAATTCTTGATGGCTGCTTGATCGAATGTTGCAGCGCATGCATCTGGTGCATGTGCAACTGGTTTCATTTTTCCAATATTTTGCTGGTGGTTCAGTTTCACTGACCAAGGTTACTGTGActcaatttattttcattttactaAAGCTCGATATGTGTGCATATGATTCCACGTCTGAACTTGTGAATCATTATGTTCCATTTATGGTGGCTTAGGGTCCCAGAGTGATTGTTGTGGGGCCTACAGATTCCGGAAAAAGCACCTTGGCAAGGATGCTTGTTAGTTGGGCAGCTAAACAAGGTTGGAAACCCACGTTTGTGGACTTGGATATTGGCCAAGGATCAATAACAATTCCTGGATCAATTGCTGCCACCCCTATTGAGTTGCCCATTGATCCAGTGGAAGGTATTCCTCTTGAAATGCCACTTGTGTATTTCTACGGGCACACAACTCCCAGGTCAttatttttttcacattttcatttttgttcCTGTATTTCTTTTACGGCCTATATAATCTATCGGAAGAAATCTTAAATACTATTAtacctttttataataataaaatgctatctcaaattttattgtttactGAAAAACAATGTTATATTTTCTCTCTCAGCCAAAATGTGGAGTTGTATAAAGCACTTGTTAAGGAGCTCGCTCAGATACTGGAGAGACAATTTACTGGAAATGCAGAATCTCGTGCTGCAGGAATGGTGATCAACACCATGGGATGGATAGAAGGGGTGGGCTATGAGGTAAGTGATTTATTATGTTCCTATACCATGTATTATGATATTTCAGTGTAGGCATAATTTATGTTATAGTTACTTGGATGCTTTCCATTTAGCAATAAATTTTTTCCCGTCTTTTTTTTCAGCTGATTCTCCAAGCAATTGAAACATTTAG is part of the Mercurialis annua linkage group LG3, ddMerAnnu1.2, whole genome shotgun sequence genome and encodes:
- the LOC126674517 gene encoding protein CLP1 homolog, translated to MAAYGGAAMSMSSGAPPPPPSAVKQVKLERESELRIEVANDTSLRLRLLNGTAEIFGTELPPEQWLTFPPRLKFAVFTWYGATIEMDGPTETDYTADETPMVSYVNVHAVLEGRRNRAKASSNSNASESFQGPRVIVVGPTDSGKSTLARMLVSWAAKQGWKPTFVDLDIGQGSITIPGSIAATPIELPIDPVEGIPLEMPLVYFYGHTTPSQNVELYKALVKELAQILERQFTGNAESRAAGMVINTMGWIEGVGYELILQAIETFSADVVLVLGQEKLFSMLRDMLRSKPNVDVVKLQKSGGVVSRSSKVRQRTRSYRIREYFYGISNDLSPHSNSANFSDLSVYRIGGGPQAPRSALPIGADPVANPLRVTAVNIDRDLLHVVLAISYAQESDEIVSSNVAGFIYVTDVDIQRRKITYLTPTAGELPSKNLLMGTLTWLET